The following are from one region of the Mesorhizobium sp. B2-8-5 genome:
- a CDS encoding aspartyl/asparaginyl beta-hydroxylase domain-containing protein, with protein MSGAYDLGTNLVRRIYEKRIDAPAILDAGTHFPNAAKFTAAWRDIRDEALAAKLNNAPRFHDIMPEQADISANDGLDWRMFVLKAYDMTVPENLARMPVLSRLLAECPEVKSAAVSFLAPRKHIPAHRGPFRGIMRFHLGLVIPKQPDGRPATIMMIDHEERRIADGECMLWDDTFEHEVMNNSDQPRVALLLDVWRPQMPLDMEILSRVIVRGVQVGMRYRGVSFGG; from the coding sequence ATGTCAGGCGCCTACGATCTGGGAACCAATCTGGTCCGCCGTATCTATGAGAAACGCATAGATGCACCGGCCATTCTTGATGCCGGCACGCATTTTCCCAATGCCGCGAAGTTCACCGCCGCCTGGCGGGATATCCGCGACGAGGCGCTGGCGGCGAAGCTGAACAACGCGCCGCGCTTCCACGACATCATGCCGGAGCAGGCCGATATCTCGGCCAACGACGGTCTCGACTGGCGCATGTTCGTGCTCAAGGCCTATGACATGACGGTCCCGGAAAACCTCGCGCGCATGCCGGTCCTGAGCCGGCTGCTTGCGGAGTGCCCGGAGGTCAAATCGGCAGCTGTCTCATTCCTGGCCCCGCGCAAGCACATCCCGGCGCACCGCGGACCTTTTCGCGGCATCATGCGGTTCCATCTTGGCCTGGTCATCCCGAAACAGCCGGACGGCCGTCCGGCAACGATCATGATGATCGATCACGAGGAACGGCGCATCGCCGACGGCGAGTGCATGCTATGGGACGACACGTTCGAGCACGAGGTTATGAACAACTCGGATCAGCCCCGCGTCGCTCTCCTCCTCGACGTGTGGCGTCCGCAAATGCCGCTGGACATGGAAATCCTGTCGCGTGTGATCGTGCGCGGCGTGCAGGTGGGGATGCGCTATCGTGGCGTGTCGTTCGGCGGCTGA
- a CDS encoding ABC transporter ATP-binding protein: MSEIRVESLVKRYSGTTPLDGVSLAFPQGSFTALLGPSGCGKTTMLRLIAGFEAPSEGRVFLGDALVADPKRQLPPEARNVGVVFQSYALWPHMDVAENVAYPLKARHVPSAAIPARVASVLDIVGLGGFAKRRIDELSGGQRQRVALARCLVAESGIILFDEPLANLDMHLRAAMVDAFRDIHRRTGATIVYVTHDQAEALALADRVAVMSKGRLLQAAPPREIYRSPADAAVAGFVGRGSLVSGNTVGHSDKASIIDIAGHRLTARSHDKPAGAVKVLLRPEALRIAAEGLPATVLDSVYRGPVHEVRLALAEPGQHLLVDSAEALAAGQRVHVAVSDAWVVPSA, encoded by the coding sequence ATGAGCGAAATCCGGGTCGAGTCTCTGGTCAAGCGCTATAGCGGCACCACCCCGCTGGACGGCGTTTCGCTGGCCTTTCCGCAGGGATCTTTCACGGCGCTGCTCGGCCCTTCCGGCTGCGGCAAGACGACGATGCTGCGGTTGATCGCCGGCTTCGAGGCGCCGAGCGAAGGCCGCGTTTTCCTTGGCGATGCGCTTGTCGCCGACCCGAAGCGGCAGCTGCCGCCGGAGGCGCGCAATGTCGGCGTCGTTTTCCAATCCTACGCGCTGTGGCCGCATATGGATGTCGCCGAAAACGTCGCCTATCCGCTGAAGGCCAGGCATGTTCCCTCCGCCGCCATCCCTGCCCGCGTCGCTTCGGTCCTCGATATCGTCGGCCTCGGCGGTTTCGCCAAGCGCCGCATCGACGAGTTGTCGGGCGGTCAGCGGCAGCGCGTCGCGCTGGCCCGCTGCCTGGTCGCCGAGTCAGGCATCATCCTGTTCGACGAGCCGCTCGCCAATCTCGACATGCATCTGCGCGCGGCCATGGTCGACGCCTTCCGCGATATCCATCGCCGCACCGGCGCGACCATCGTCTATGTCACGCATGACCAGGCCGAGGCCCTGGCGCTTGCCGACCGCGTCGCTGTGATGAGCAAAGGCCGACTGCTGCAGGCAGCACCCCCACGGGAAATCTATCGCTCTCCCGCCGACGCCGCTGTTGCTGGTTTCGTCGGTCGCGGCAGCCTGGTCTCAGGCAACACCGTCGGCCATTCGGACAAAGCCTCGATCATCGATATCGCCGGCCACCGGCTCACGGCGCGCAGCCACGACAAACCGGCCGGTGCGGTCAAGGTCCTGCTACGCCCGGAAGCCTTGCGCATCGCGGCCGAGGGACTGCCCGCGACGGTGCTGGACAGCGTCTACCGCGGGCCGGTGCATGAAGTGCGGCTGGCGCTCGCCGAGCCCGGCCAGCACCTGCTCGTCGACAGCGCGGAGGCACTGGCGGCGGGACAGCGCGTGCATGTCGCCGTGTCGGACGCTTGGGTGGTGCCGAGCGCCTGA
- a CDS encoding efflux RND transporter periplasmic adaptor subunit — MHIKPDRSLLLARPRRLSPWAGILCAALLLAACSQEKSQVPAGMGGVGRPEVGVVTLHPQSVAITAELPGRTAASLIAEVRPQVDGIIQQRLFQEGAEVVAGQPLYLIDPASYQAAYDSAVATQQKAEAAVPTAQAKFDRYSGLLKQNVVSKQDYDDAAATLAQAQADVASAKASVETAKISLNRTSITAPIAGRIDKSSLTPGALVTANQETVLTTIRSLDPINVDVTQSSTNLLNLRQAINEGRLKFSGANVSVKLKLDNGTIYAEDGKMEFAGANVDQSTGTFALRAQFPNPDRLLLPGMYVRAIVEEGVAQNSFLVPQRGVTRDPKGQATAMVINAQGKVEQRTLSVRNSVGNNWLVDSGVGDGDRVIVEGLQLVRAGGDATAVEVTIDETTGEIKDREQNSASAAPAGGNAAGAAKQPASGATGN, encoded by the coding sequence ATGCATATCAAGCCTGACCGCTCTCTGTTGCTGGCGAGGCCTCGCCGCCTGTCTCCCTGGGCGGGAATTCTGTGCGCCGCGCTTCTCCTGGCGGCCTGCTCGCAGGAAAAGAGCCAGGTGCCGGCCGGCATGGGTGGCGTCGGCAGGCCCGAGGTCGGCGTCGTCACGCTGCATCCGCAATCGGTTGCGATCACCGCCGAATTGCCGGGCCGCACGGCGGCCTCTCTCATTGCCGAGGTGCGCCCGCAGGTCGACGGCATCATCCAGCAGCGCCTGTTCCAGGAAGGCGCCGAGGTGGTGGCGGGACAGCCGCTCTACCTTATTGACCCGGCGAGCTATCAGGCCGCCTATGATAGCGCCGTCGCCACCCAGCAGAAGGCGGAAGCCGCGGTGCCCACCGCGCAGGCCAAATTCGATCGTTATTCCGGGCTGCTGAAGCAGAACGTGGTCTCGAAGCAGGATTACGACGATGCCGCCGCGACGCTGGCGCAGGCCCAAGCCGATGTCGCGTCGGCCAAGGCCAGCGTCGAGACCGCGAAGATCAGCCTCAACCGCACCTCGATCACCGCGCCGATCGCCGGCCGGATCGACAAATCGTCATTGACGCCGGGCGCGCTGGTCACGGCCAACCAGGAGACGGTGCTGACCACCATTCGCTCGCTCGACCCGATCAATGTCGACGTCACGCAATCGAGCACCAACCTGCTCAATCTGCGCCAGGCGATCAACGAAGGCCGGCTGAAGTTCAGCGGGGCCAATGTCAGCGTCAAGCTGAAGCTCGACAACGGCACCATCTACGCAGAGGACGGCAAGATGGAATTCGCCGGCGCCAATGTCGACCAGTCCACCGGCACCTTCGCGCTCAGAGCCCAGTTCCCCAATCCCGACCGCTTGCTCTTACCGGGCATGTACGTGCGCGCCATCGTCGAGGAAGGCGTAGCCCAAAACAGCTTCCTGGTGCCGCAGCGCGGCGTCACCCGTGATCCCAAGGGCCAGGCGACGGCCATGGTGATCAATGCCCAGGGCAAGGTCGAGCAGCGTACGCTGAGCGTGCGCAACAGCGTCGGTAACAACTGGCTCGTGGATTCCGGCGTCGGCGACGGCGACCGCGTCATCGTCGAGGGCCTGCAGCTGGTGCGCGCCGGCGGCGACGCGACGGCGGTCGAAGTGACGATCGACGAAACGACCGGCGAGATCAAGGACCGCGAGCAGAACTCCGCCTCAGCCGCCCCCGCCGGCGGCAATGCCGCCGGTGCCGCAAAGCAGCCGGCCTCCGGCGCAACCGGAAACTAA
- a CDS encoding efflux RND transporter permease subunit: protein MSGFFINRPIFAWVIAIVIMLGGLLALQSLPISQYPQIAPTTVNISATYPGADAQTVENSVTKVIEQGMTGIDNLDYMMATSTSTGQASITLTFTSAANADTAQVQTQNKLQLVQSQLPQVVQSNGITVSKSSTGFLMVIGFVSSDGKMNSTDLADYVDSTVNDTLKRVEGVGSTQLFGSGYAMRIWLDPDKLAQYALMPNDVATAIEAQNTQVSAGQLGGLPARKGQQLNATVTAKSRLQTAEQFRNIILKSNTDGSLVRLNDVAKVEIGAESYTTQAHYNGKPAAGVAVNLATGANAISTAEAVRATINRLSSTFPQGVEVVYPYDTSPFVRLSIEEVVKTLAEAIVLVFLVMLLFLQNLRATIIPTIAVPVVLLGTFGVLSFFGYSINTLTMFAMVLAIGLLVDDAIVVVENVERVMQEEGLPPKEATRKSMHEITGALIGIATVLSAVFVPMAFFGGSTGIIYRQFSVTIVSAMVLSVLVALVLTPALCATILRPAKNHATQKGPFGWFNRVFDRGTIAYRDGSHGIINRSWRFLAVFLAIVIAMGWMFARLPSSFLPDEDQGILITSASLPVGATQDRTERVLAEVTNHYLNEEKDAVEGVFTASGFGFGGAGQNVGIAFVRLKDFDQRKTPALAASAVAGRAMGAFSKIRDAQVFALAPPAIQGFGNTNGFDFYLQDVNGAGHEALIQTRNQLLGLAAKSTPLANTRPNGQEDQPQFSVDIDQEKASALGISLADINNTLSTAWGSDYVNDFIDRGRVKPVYLQSDPDFRMQPEDLDKWQVRNSGGAMVPFSAFASSHWTYGSPRLERYNGSAAVEIQGAAAAGQSSGAAMDEIDRLVAQLPAGYSHEWTGLSHQERLSGNQAMSLYAISALVVFLCLAALYESWSIPFAVMLSVPIGIFGALAAASLFGQTNDVYFKVGLLTTIGLAAKNAILIVEFAIERQSAGMGLVEATLEAARQRLRPILMTSLAFILGVTPLAIASGAGSGAQNSVGIGVMGGMIAATAIGVFLVPLLFVTVRRIFRGKAAKQDIGGTQATATPE from the coding sequence ATGTCGGGTTTCTTCATCAACCGGCCGATCTTCGCCTGGGTGATCGCCATCGTGATCATGCTGGGCGGCCTGCTCGCGCTGCAATCGCTGCCGATCTCGCAATATCCGCAGATCGCGCCGACCACCGTCAATATCAGCGCCACCTATCCCGGCGCCGATGCCCAGACCGTCGAGAACTCGGTGACCAAGGTCATCGAGCAGGGCATGACCGGCATCGATAATCTCGATTACATGATGGCGACGTCGACCTCGACCGGTCAGGCTTCGATCACGCTGACCTTCACCAGCGCCGCCAACGCGGATACGGCCCAGGTTCAGACGCAGAACAAGCTGCAGCTGGTGCAGTCGCAGCTGCCCCAGGTCGTCCAGAGCAACGGCATCACCGTCTCCAAATCCTCGACCGGCTTCCTGATGGTCATCGGCTTCGTCTCCAGCGACGGCAAGATGAACTCGACCGACCTTGCCGATTATGTCGACAGCACCGTCAACGACACGCTGAAGCGCGTCGAAGGCGTCGGCTCGACGCAGCTCTTCGGCTCCGGCTATGCCATGCGCATCTGGCTCGACCCCGACAAATTGGCGCAATACGCGCTGATGCCGAACGATGTCGCCACCGCCATCGAAGCGCAGAACACGCAGGTTTCGGCGGGCCAGCTCGGCGGCTTGCCGGCGCGCAAGGGCCAGCAGCTCAACGCCACGGTGACGGCCAAGAGCCGGCTGCAAACCGCCGAACAGTTCCGCAACATCATCCTCAAGAGCAATACCGACGGCTCGCTGGTTCGGCTGAACGACGTCGCCAAGGTCGAGATCGGCGCCGAAAGCTACACCACGCAGGCCCATTACAACGGCAAGCCTGCCGCCGGCGTCGCCGTCAACCTGGCGACCGGCGCCAACGCCATCAGCACCGCCGAGGCGGTGCGCGCGACGATCAATCGCCTGAGCTCGACCTTCCCGCAAGGCGTCGAGGTCGTCTACCCATACGACACCTCGCCCTTCGTGCGCCTGTCGATCGAGGAAGTGGTGAAGACGCTCGCCGAAGCGATCGTGCTGGTTTTCCTGGTGATGCTGCTTTTCCTGCAGAACCTGCGCGCCACCATCATCCCGACGATCGCGGTGCCGGTGGTGCTGCTCGGCACATTCGGCGTGCTTTCCTTCTTCGGCTATTCGATCAACACGCTCACCATGTTCGCCATGGTTTTGGCCATCGGCCTGCTCGTCGACGACGCCATCGTCGTGGTCGAGAATGTCGAGCGCGTGATGCAGGAGGAAGGCCTGCCGCCGAAAGAGGCGACGCGCAAATCGATGCACGAGATCACCGGCGCGCTGATCGGCATCGCCACCGTGCTGTCGGCCGTGTTCGTGCCGATGGCCTTCTTCGGCGGCTCCACCGGCATCATCTACCGGCAATTCTCCGTCACCATTGTCTCGGCGATGGTGCTCTCGGTGCTGGTCGCGCTGGTGCTGACGCCGGCGCTATGCGCCACGATCCTGCGGCCGGCCAAGAACCACGCGACGCAGAAAGGTCCGTTCGGCTGGTTCAACCGCGTCTTCGATCGCGGCACGATCGCCTATCGCGACGGCTCGCACGGCATCATCAACCGGTCGTGGCGCTTCCTGGCCGTGTTCCTGGCCATCGTCATCGCCATGGGCTGGATGTTCGCCCGGCTGCCGAGCTCGTTCCTGCCGGACGAGGATCAGGGCATCCTGATCACCAGCGCATCCCTGCCGGTCGGCGCGACGCAGGATCGCACCGAGCGCGTGCTGGCCGAGGTGACCAACCACTATCTGAACGAGGAGAAGGACGCGGTCGAAGGCGTGTTCACCGCTTCCGGCTTCGGCTTCGGCGGCGCCGGACAGAATGTCGGCATCGCCTTCGTGCGGCTGAAGGACTTCGACCAGCGCAAGACGCCGGCTCTCGCCGCATCGGCGGTCGCCGGCCGCGCCATGGGCGCCTTCTCCAAGATCAGGGACGCGCAGGTTTTCGCGCTCGCCCCGCCCGCCATCCAGGGGTTCGGCAACACCAACGGCTTCGATTTCTACCTCCAGGACGTCAATGGCGCCGGCCATGAAGCGCTGATCCAGACGCGCAACCAGCTGCTGGGCTTGGCCGCGAAGAGCACGCCGCTCGCCAACACCCGCCCCAACGGCCAGGAGGATCAGCCGCAATTCTCGGTCGATATCGACCAGGAAAAAGCGAGCGCGCTGGGCATCAGCCTTGCCGACATCAACAACACGCTGTCGACCGCCTGGGGCAGCGACTACGTCAACGACTTCATCGATCGCGGCCGGGTGAAGCCGGTCTATCTGCAATCGGACCCGGACTTCCGCATGCAGCCGGAAGACCTCGACAAATGGCAGGTCCGCAACTCCGGCGGCGCCATGGTGCCGTTCTCGGCCTTCGCCTCCAGCCACTGGACCTACGGATCGCCCCGCCTCGAACGCTACAACGGCTCGGCCGCGGTGGAGATCCAGGGCGCGGCGGCGGCGGGCCAAAGCTCCGGCGCGGCGATGGACGAGATCGACAGGCTGGTCGCGCAACTGCCGGCCGGATATTCGCATGAATGGACCGGGCTGTCGCATCAGGAGAGGCTTTCCGGCAACCAGGCGATGTCGCTCTACGCGATTTCGGCGCTGGTCGTCTTCCTCTGCCTTGCCGCGCTTTACGAGAGCTGGTCGATCCCGTTCGCCGTCATGCTGTCGGTGCCGATCGGTATCTTCGGCGCGCTGGCGGCGGCAAGCCTGTTCGGGCAGACCAACGACGTCTATTTCAAGGTCGGGCTGCTGACCACGATCGGTCTTGCCGCCAAGAACGCCATCCTCATCGTCGAGTTCGCCATTGAGCGGCAGTCGGCCGGAATGGGATTGGTCGAGGCGACGCTCGAGGCGGCGCGACAACGCCTGCGGCCGATCCTGATGACGTCGCTGGCCTTCATCCTGGGCGTCACGCCGCTTGCGATCGCCAGCGGCGCCGGCTCCGGCGCGCAGAACTCGGTCGGCATCGGCGTCATGGGCGGCATGATCGCGGCGACCGCGATCGGCGTCTTCCTCGTGCCGCTGTTGTTCGTCACGGTGCGCCGCATCTTCAGGGGCAAGGCGGCCAAGCAGGATATAGGCGGGACACAAGCCACAGCCACTCCGGAATAA
- a CDS encoding DUF982 domain-containing protein — MDRLQFEVPVRITPAPGLPVEEIYSVEQALDFLQDWPKRRQGKVYEAAFNACFGATVDVASAEEACRAFAAFCRVSGLLARDAMFPGKRGSATGTYREARA; from the coding sequence ATGGACAGATTGCAATTCGAGGTGCCGGTGCGCATCACGCCCGCGCCCGGCCTGCCGGTCGAGGAAATCTACAGCGTCGAGCAGGCGCTCGATTTCCTGCAGGATTGGCCGAAGCGCCGGCAGGGCAAGGTCTACGAAGCCGCGTTCAACGCCTGTTTCGGCGCGACGGTCGACGTGGCCAGCGCCGAGGAAGCCTGCCGCGCGTTCGCTGCCTTCTGCCGCGTCAGCGGATTGCTGGCGAGGGACGCGATGTTCCCCGGCAAGCGTGGCAGCGCGACAGGGACGTATCGCGAGGCGCGCGCTTAA
- a CDS encoding efflux transporter outer membrane subunit, translating into MFDFERGFATAKGLFLPALATALLSGCVVGPDYQKPLLAMPANWSGQKAANPAKPAQLSKWWQRLRDPELNALVDEAVAGNLDVATAKAKIREARASYRQSVGTLLPSTDGSASATRNRVSATTAGTTASETYSQYQAGFDSSWELDLFGANHRGVEAASYGLDASEEELRSTLLTLIGDVTSNYVQARGYQARIALARRSAASQRQTAQLTRTMALAGSATAADVAKADGQASGTEAGVPSLEASYAEAVHRLSVLTGRPPAALTERLKRAGPIPAPRLPIPTGIPADILLTRPDVRLAERQYAQSTAKIGQAEAARYPSVSLTGDISTTALKLGDLGKNSTIGWSFGPTLSVPLFNAGQLQAAVDVAKAQRDQYFVAYKSAVLTALEDVENATVSLSQERIRNGKLASSAKSYGDAARLEGTLYKAGETSLLDVLDAQRSAYSADDSVLQSRVSIATDYIALNKALGGGWNGAIDTARPEIIDVRTGPRLASKTQ; encoded by the coding sequence ATGTTTGATTTTGAACGCGGTTTCGCGACCGCGAAGGGGCTCTTTTTGCCCGCGCTTGCCACTGCCCTGCTCTCGGGATGCGTCGTCGGTCCGGATTACCAGAAGCCTCTGCTGGCAATGCCGGCGAACTGGAGCGGGCAGAAAGCGGCGAACCCGGCCAAGCCGGCGCAATTGTCGAAATGGTGGCAGCGCCTGCGCGACCCCGAGCTGAACGCGCTTGTCGACGAAGCGGTTGCCGGCAATCTCGATGTCGCCACCGCCAAGGCCAAGATCCGCGAGGCGCGGGCGAGCTACCGCCAGTCGGTAGGCACATTGCTTCCATCCACCGACGGTTCGGCCTCGGCCACCCGCAACAGGGTCTCGGCCACCACCGCGGGCACGACGGCCAGCGAGACCTACAGCCAGTATCAGGCAGGCTTCGATTCCAGCTGGGAACTCGACCTCTTCGGCGCCAACCACAGGGGCGTCGAGGCGGCGAGCTACGGACTGGACGCCTCCGAAGAAGAACTGCGTTCAACCCTTCTCACGCTGATTGGCGACGTGACCTCGAACTACGTCCAAGCACGCGGCTATCAGGCCCGTATAGCGCTTGCCCGGCGCTCTGCGGCGTCGCAGCGGCAAACCGCCCAGCTCACCCGCACCATGGCTCTGGCCGGCTCGGCGACCGCGGCGGATGTCGCCAAGGCGGATGGACAGGCCAGCGGCACGGAAGCCGGCGTTCCGAGCCTGGAAGCGAGCTATGCCGAGGCTGTGCATCGCCTTTCCGTGCTGACCGGGCGACCGCCGGCGGCGCTCACCGAGCGCTTGAAGCGCGCCGGACCGATCCCGGCGCCGCGCCTGCCGATTCCGACCGGCATCCCGGCCGACATCCTGCTCACCCGTCCGGACGTGCGCTTGGCCGAGCGGCAATATGCGCAGTCCACCGCCAAGATCGGCCAGGCCGAGGCGGCGCGTTATCCGAGCGTCAGCCTGACCGGCGACATCAGCACCACGGCCCTCAAGCTCGGCGATCTCGGCAAGAACTCCACCATCGGCTGGTCCTTTGGCCCCACGCTCAGCGTGCCATTGTTCAACGCCGGCCAGCTGCAGGCGGCCGTGGACGTCGCCAAAGCCCAACGCGATCAGTATTTCGTGGCCTACAAGTCCGCCGTGCTGACGGCTCTGGAAGACGTGGAAAACGCCACGGTTTCGCTGTCGCAGGAGCGCATCAGAAACGGCAAGCTCGCCTCCTCCGCGAAGTCTTATGGCGATGCCGCGCGGCTTGAAGGAACGCTCTACAAGGCTGGAGAGACCAGCCTTCTCGATGTGCTCGATGCCCAGCGGTCGGCCTATTCCGCCGACGACTCCGTCCTGCAAAGCCGCGTCTCGATCGCCACCGATTATATAGCCCTCAACAAGGCGCTCGGCGGTGGCTGGAACGGCGCGATCGACACCGCCAGGCCCGAAATCATCGATGTCCGCACCGGTCCGCGGCTGGCATCGAAGACGCAATGA
- a CDS encoding ABC transporter permease, with protein MTSGPIFGQRLSALAVLLVIAVLCLLPMARLVLAAIAPGGETDFAAFAGRLASSAALKAMWHTLDTAFFGALLALCLGIPFAVAVTMTDLPGRKILGFLLLLPLMIAPQVTALAWLHLFGPSSTLLGMLGLAPAPGTGNPMLGRGGIILLYGVQHAPIVFITMRAGLSRVPRDLVEAARSCGERPLGVLRTIVLPVVRPYVVAAAALAFVSGVGNFGIPALLGMPVNYLTLPTLIYQDLSSFGPSVLPQIAALSVLVGALALAGMVFQSLALRGTGHRIVAGTPAQFELGGLRMPLAGAGWLVIGLILILPACALLATSLVPSFGVPLSPRTATIANYVEVLVRQASTARAFRNSLLFAGGAALILALGVIPMAARLERFDKRWRRVLGGIVDLPYTIPGVVLAIACILLFLRPLPLIGSLYATASIILVAYAMRFLTLAMKPVTTAVGQIPRDLEEAAAVSGAGPFRRLATITAPLAAPAAVAGGLLVFMSAFNELTVSALLWSSGKETLGVVLFSLEEAGLGTQAAAIAVSTIIVVIALLLALDRFGRRLPAGVLPWR; from the coding sequence ATGACGTCAGGCCCGATATTCGGCCAGCGTCTGTCGGCGCTGGCCGTCCTGCTGGTCATCGCCGTGCTCTGCCTGTTGCCGATGGCGCGTCTCGTGCTTGCGGCGATCGCGCCGGGCGGCGAGACCGATTTCGCCGCCTTCGCCGGGCGGCTTGCCAGCTCTGCCGCGCTCAAGGCGATGTGGCACACGCTGGACACGGCTTTTTTCGGCGCGCTGCTGGCGCTTTGCCTCGGCATTCCGTTCGCCGTCGCGGTGACGATGACCGATCTGCCGGGACGAAAGATCCTCGGGTTTCTTCTGCTTTTGCCGCTGATGATCGCGCCGCAGGTCACCGCGCTCGCCTGGCTGCATCTCTTCGGCCCATCGAGCACGCTGCTCGGTATGCTTGGGCTGGCGCCTGCGCCCGGGACCGGCAATCCCATGCTTGGCCGTGGCGGCATCATCCTTCTCTATGGCGTCCAGCATGCGCCGATCGTGTTCATCACCATGCGGGCAGGGCTGTCGCGCGTGCCGCGCGATCTGGTCGAGGCGGCGCGCTCCTGCGGCGAGCGGCCGCTCGGCGTATTGCGGACCATCGTACTGCCCGTCGTGCGGCCCTATGTGGTGGCCGCCGCGGCGCTTGCCTTCGTCTCGGGCGTCGGCAATTTCGGCATACCGGCGCTGCTCGGCATGCCCGTCAACTATCTGACGCTGCCAACTTTGATCTATCAGGACCTGTCGAGTTTTGGCCCGAGCGTGTTGCCGCAGATCGCGGCGCTGTCGGTGCTGGTCGGCGCCCTGGCGCTGGCCGGCATGGTCTTCCAGTCGCTGGCGCTGCGCGGCACCGGGCATCGCATCGTTGCCGGCACGCCGGCGCAATTCGAGCTCGGAGGCTTGCGCATGCCGCTCGCCGGCGCGGGCTGGCTTGTCATCGGCCTGATCCTCATTCTGCCGGCCTGCGCGTTGCTGGCGACGTCGCTGGTGCCGTCCTTCGGCGTGCCGCTCAGTCCGCGGACGGCAACGATCGCCAACTATGTGGAAGTGCTTGTCCGGCAGGCGTCCACGGCGCGGGCCTTCCGCAATTCACTGCTCTTTGCCGGCGGCGCGGCGCTTATCCTCGCCCTTGGCGTCATTCCGATGGCCGCGCGGCTCGAACGTTTCGACAAGCGCTGGCGGCGTGTGCTCGGCGGCATCGTCGACCTGCCTTACACGATCCCCGGCGTGGTGCTGGCGATCGCCTGCATCCTTTTGTTCTTGCGGCCGCTGCCGCTGATCGGCAGCCTCTATGCGACCGCGTCGATCATCCTCGTCGCCTATGCGATGCGCTTCCTGACGCTGGCAATGAAACCGGTGACGACGGCCGTCGGGCAGATTCCGCGTGATCTCGAAGAGGCGGCGGCGGTGTCCGGCGCTGGTCCGTTCCGGCGGCTCGCAACGATCACCGCGCCGCTCGCGGCGCCCGCGGCCGTTGCGGGCGGGCTGCTGGTGTTCATGAGTGCTTTCAACGAGTTGACGGTCTCGGCGCTGCTGTGGTCGAGCGGCAAGGAAACGCTCGGCGTCGTGCTGTTCAGCCTGGAAGAGGCCGGGCTCGGCACGCAGGCAGCGGCAATCGCGGTATCCACGATCATCGTCGTGATCGCGCTGCTTCTGGCGCTTGATCGGTTCGGGCGCCGCTTGCCGGCCGGCGTGTTGCCCTGGCGCTAA